The proteins below come from a single Euzebya sp. genomic window:
- the tig gene encoding trigger factor → MVTTAVEKIDDTTVKLSITVEADRVTRAIDDATRRLAGSVKIPGFRPGKAPLKVLESRLGKGAVLEEAARDAFPAFYSEALQEAEIEPVGQPRFDVESFERGQEGILTATVDVRPAFDVPEYAGMTIEHPEWEVTDDEVDAKLDDMRERFAEVDTVERPAQPGDFVTVTLTGKRPDGTVVDEVSVEDQLYQIPADETDSELDKALVGAEAGAIVSFSDELGPDYPEELAGLQLDFTAIVKEVKTKTLPDLDDDFALTASEFDTIDELRADVREQLSTEKLQMARANLRGTVVEAVADLVEIPLPESLVEEEQRFRLNRIAHQAEQSGIDFEQFIQIVAGGDPQVLIDQLRAEAEQTVKAQLVVDEIGQAAGITVEQADLGHEVTRQAMRLGRDPQELAQLMTQPDRIGALYADAYRRKTIDHILASVEITNVPPEPEPDELDEALATPDDTVVTDVEAPVAPDAAASPDSPDSPDSPDSPDSPDSPDSVDSPEDDEE, encoded by the coding sequence GTGGTCACCACCGCTGTCGAGAAGATCGACGACACCACCGTCAAGCTCTCCATCACCGTCGAAGCCGATCGCGTCACGCGGGCGATCGACGACGCGACCCGCCGGCTCGCCGGCTCGGTGAAGATCCCCGGATTCCGTCCCGGGAAGGCGCCCCTCAAGGTGCTCGAGTCCCGCCTGGGCAAGGGCGCGGTCCTCGAGGAGGCCGCACGTGACGCGTTCCCGGCGTTCTACTCCGAGGCCCTCCAGGAGGCGGAGATCGAGCCGGTCGGCCAGCCCCGCTTCGACGTCGAGTCCTTCGAGCGCGGTCAGGAGGGGATCCTGACCGCCACGGTCGACGTGCGCCCGGCCTTCGATGTCCCCGAGTACGCCGGGATGACCATCGAGCACCCCGAGTGGGAGGTCACCGACGACGAGGTCGACGCGAAGCTCGACGACATGCGCGAGCGCTTCGCCGAGGTGGACACCGTCGAGCGCCCCGCCCAGCCCGGCGACTTCGTCACCGTGACCCTCACCGGCAAGCGGCCCGACGGCACCGTCGTCGACGAGGTGTCGGTCGAGGACCAGCTCTACCAGATCCCCGCGGACGAGACGGACTCCGAGCTCGACAAGGCGCTGGTGGGCGCCGAGGCGGGGGCCATCGTCAGCTTCAGCGACGAGCTCGGACCGGACTACCCCGAGGAGCTGGCCGGCCTGCAGCTCGACTTCACCGCGATCGTCAAGGAGGTCAAGACCAAGACCCTCCCCGACCTCGACGACGACTTCGCGCTGACCGCCAGCGAGTTCGACACCATCGACGAGCTGCGGGCCGACGTCCGCGAGCAGCTGAGCACCGAGAAGCTGCAGATGGCCAGGGCGAACCTGCGCGGCACGGTCGTCGAGGCCGTGGCGGACCTCGTCGAGATCCCGCTGCCGGAGTCGCTGGTCGAGGAGGAGCAGCGGTTCCGCCTCAACCGCATCGCCCACCAGGCGGAGCAGAGCGGCATCGACTTCGAGCAGTTCATCCAGATCGTGGCGGGCGGCGACCCGCAGGTCCTGATCGACCAGCTGCGCGCCGAGGCCGAGCAGACCGTGAAGGCCCAGCTCGTCGTCGACGAGATCGGCCAGGCGGCCGGCATCACCGTCGAGCAGGCCGACCTCGGCCACGAGGTGACGCGCCAGGCGATGCGGTTGGGCCGCGACCCCCAGGAGCTCGCGCAGCTGATGACCCAGCCCGACCGCATCGGCGCGCTCTACGCCGACGCGTACCGGCGCAAGACGATCGACCACATCCTCGCGTCCGTCGAGATCACCAACGTCCCGCCGGAGCCCGAGCCCGACGAGCTCGACGAGGCGTTGGCCACGCCCGACGACACGGTCGTGACCGACGTCGAGGCCCCGGTGGCGCCCGACGCCGCCGCGTCCCCGGACTCCCCCGACTCCCCGGATTCGCCCGACTCCCCGGACTCTCCCGACTCTCCCGACTCCGTCGACTCACCCGAGGACGACGAGGAGTAG
- a CDS encoding acyl-CoA dehydrogenase, which produces MVTTGLVGDLRGFLDGERAWARDEVREQVLRSPEFAPVVDLDDAAYRERVFSQLQTLARKEGGTAVGFPTSVGGEADIGSYVTAFETLAMGDLSLLVKAGVQFGLFGGAIQHLGTERHHRAYLPGVISCDLVGCFAMTETGHGSNVQQLRTTATYDPDTREFVIDTPDREAWKDYIGNAAVHASTAVVFAQLVTGGESHGVHAFVVPIREGTAGAERPGVTVEDDGHKAGLNGVDNGRLAFDGVRIPKEDLLDQFATVEDDGTYRSSIEGDTKRFFTTIGTLIQGRISVAGGAIGATKRALAIAVRYGLQRRQFGAPGSDTEVRILDYRVHQRRLLPAIATTYALQCVQTEDVDELHRIFSLGEGDERERRLLESRAAGVKAVATWHATHTIQTCREACGGAGYLAENLLPQLKADTDVFTTFEGDNTVLLQLVAKGLLTDYREEVSNLDAIGTARFVADLVTDVVIERTAARRLVQSLIDRVPGREEEAHLGDAGYHLQLLSFREEHILDGVARRLRAGIQSDGGDPFEVFNDCQDHVLAAARAHIDRLVLEAFVTAVGEVEEGPAREVLEQLCELHALSVIEADRAWFLEHGRLSATRAKMVIRRVNELCAELRPHAAALVEAFGVPEEQLTAPIAQPGAGYGAT; this is translated from the coding sequence ATGGTCACGACGGGGCTGGTGGGCGATCTGCGGGGGTTCCTCGACGGGGAGCGGGCGTGGGCGCGGGACGAGGTCCGCGAGCAGGTGCTCCGTTCCCCGGAGTTCGCGCCGGTGGTCGACCTCGACGACGCGGCGTACCGCGAGCGGGTCTTCTCCCAGCTCCAGACGCTGGCCCGCAAGGAGGGCGGCACCGCCGTCGGGTTCCCCACGTCGGTGGGCGGCGAGGCCGACATCGGCTCCTACGTGACGGCCTTCGAGACCCTCGCGATGGGCGACCTGTCGCTGCTGGTGAAGGCCGGCGTGCAGTTCGGGTTGTTCGGCGGGGCGATCCAGCACCTCGGCACCGAGCGCCACCACCGCGCGTACCTCCCCGGCGTGATCAGCTGCGACCTCGTCGGGTGCTTCGCGATGACCGAGACCGGTCACGGCTCGAACGTCCAGCAGCTGCGGACCACCGCCACCTACGACCCGGACACCCGCGAGTTCGTGATCGACACACCCGACCGGGAGGCGTGGAAGGACTACATCGGCAACGCCGCGGTCCACGCATCGACCGCGGTGGTGTTCGCCCAGCTCGTCACCGGCGGGGAGTCCCACGGCGTCCACGCCTTCGTCGTCCCGATCCGCGAGGGGACCGCAGGCGCGGAGCGGCCCGGCGTGACCGTGGAGGACGACGGGCACAAGGCGGGGTTGAACGGCGTCGACAACGGGCGGCTGGCCTTCGACGGGGTGCGGATCCCGAAGGAGGACCTGCTCGACCAGTTCGCGACCGTCGAGGACGACGGCACCTACCGCTCGTCGATCGAGGGGGACACCAAGCGGTTCTTCACCACGATCGGGACCCTCATCCAGGGCCGGATCAGCGTGGCCGGCGGGGCGATCGGGGCGACCAAGCGGGCGCTCGCCATCGCGGTCCGCTACGGCCTGCAGCGCCGCCAGTTCGGGGCGCCGGGGTCGGACACCGAGGTGCGGATCCTCGACTACCGCGTGCACCAGCGGCGGCTGCTGCCGGCGATCGCCACCACCTACGCCCTGCAGTGCGTGCAGACCGAGGACGTCGACGAGCTCCACCGGATCTTCAGCCTCGGCGAGGGCGACGAGCGGGAGCGCCGCCTGCTCGAGTCCCGCGCCGCCGGCGTCAAGGCCGTCGCGACCTGGCACGCCACCCACACGATCCAGACCTGTCGTGAGGCCTGCGGCGGGGCGGGCTACCTGGCGGAGAACCTGCTGCCGCAGCTGAAGGCCGACACCGACGTGTTCACGACCTTCGAGGGCGACAACACGGTCCTCCTCCAGCTGGTCGCGAAGGGGTTGCTGACGGACTACCGGGAGGAGGTCAGCAACCTCGACGCGATCGGCACGGCCCGGTTCGTCGCGGACCTGGTGACCGACGTGGTCATCGAGCGCACCGCCGCGCGGCGGCTGGTCCAGTCCCTCATCGACCGCGTCCCCGGTCGTGAGGAGGAGGCGCACCTGGGGGACGCCGGGTACCACCTGCAGCTGCTCAGCTTCCGGGAGGAGCACATCCTCGACGGGGTCGCGCGGCGACTGCGGGCGGGGATCCAGTCCGACGGCGGCGACCCGTTCGAGGTGTTCAACGACTGCCAGGACCACGTGCTCGCGGCGGCCCGGGCCCACATCGACCGCCTCGTGCTCGAGGCCTTCGTCACCGCGGTCGGCGAGGTCGAGGAGGGACCGGCCCGGGAGGTCCTCGAGCAGCTGTGCGAGCTGCACGCCCTGAGCGTCATCGAGGCTGACCGGGCGTGGTTCCTCGAGCACGGCCGGCTGAGCGCGACCAGGGCGAAGATGGTCATCCGCCGCGTCAACGAGCTCTGTGCGGAGCTGCGCCCCCACGCCGCCGCGCTCGTCGAGGCGTTCGGCGTGCCGGAGGAGCAGCTCACCGCCCCGATCGCCCAGCCGGGGGCGGGGTACGGCGCGACCTGA
- the clpP gene encoding ATP-dependent Clp endopeptidase proteolytic subunit ClpP: MSSYVVPTVIEQTNRGERAFDIYSRLLKDRIIFLGTPINDEIANLIMAQLLHLEGEDPEKDINLYINSPGGSVTSALGIYDTMTFIKPKVSTICMGQAASAAAILLAAGEKGKRFALPHARVLIHQPHGGAEGQSTDIEIAAREVQRIRDLLDEILATSTGQPKEKITEDTDRDFIMNAQEAVEYGIVDRVLASRAEQGERSMM, translated from the coding sequence ATCTCGAGCTACGTCGTCCCGACCGTCATCGAGCAGACGAACCGCGGCGAGCGGGCGTTCGACATCTACTCGCGGCTGCTCAAGGACCGGATCATCTTCCTCGGCACGCCGATCAACGACGAGATCGCGAACCTGATCATGGCCCAGCTCCTCCACCTGGAGGGCGAGGACCCCGAGAAGGACATCAACCTGTACATCAACTCCCCGGGCGGGTCGGTCACCAGCGCCCTCGGCATCTACGACACGATGACCTTCATCAAGCCGAAGGTGTCGACGATCTGCATGGGCCAGGCCGCGTCGGCGGCGGCGATCCTGCTCGCGGCGGGGGAGAAGGGCAAGCGCTTCGCGCTGCCGCACGCGCGCGTGCTGATCCACCAGCCCCACGGCGGTGCGGAGGGCCAGTCCACCGACATCGAGATCGCCGCCCGCGAGGTCCAGCGGATCCGGGACCTGCTCGACGAGATCCTCGCCACCTCCACGGGTCAGCCCAAGGAGAAGATCACCGAGGACACCGACCGCGACTTCATCATGAACGCCCAGGAGGCCGTCGAGTACGGCATCGTCGACCGCGTCCTCGCCTCCCGCGCGGAGCAGGGCGAGCGGAGCATGATGTAG